CCGCTACAGTTAACCGGGCGAGCGTCGAGGCGGGTGCCATGCGGATCACCGAGATAGACGTCTTCGTCACCAACCAAGCACGAACTACGTTCTCGTCAAGCTCACAATGGCGGACGGCCTCGTCGGCTGGGGCGATGCAAGTCTCGGTCGGCGGTCCAAGGCGGTCGAAGCCGCGCTCGAACACCACGTGCTGCCGGAACTCGAGGGGTGCGACACGTCGAGAATCGAAGACATTTGGCAGTCGCTGTTTCGCCACACCTACTGGCGGGGTGGACCGGTGTCGTCGCTGAGTGGTTTCACGCCCGTCTCTACACGGATGGGTTCGACGCTAGTAACGTTCATCGGTTGACGTCGTCGGGACCCGGCAAACACCTGTATGCTCAGACGGACCGCGCATCACTGACCACGCGAGGCGGGTGCGTTTCCATGTCGAGGTAGGTGAAATCGAACCGATCATCGTCGCCGATGTGGTCGGCGATTGCGGTGCCGACCCGTCCGTGGGCGCCGATTATCAATACGTTCATGGCGCCCAAGCGCGTGGACCGCTTAGCTGTTCCGTCGGTGACCGCGCCGGGGCGTCGCTCGCAAGACAACCGACGAGTGCAACCGACGGACTCACTCGTGGCCCGTTATCTCGAGAGGCCGGTATGGTTCTTCGAGGTAGTCGATTTCGCTCGCGGCGAGCGATACTTCGACGGCCTCGACGGCCTCCTCGACGTGGCTGATGTCAGTTGCCCCGACGATGGGCGCGTCGACCCAGTCCTTGTGGAGAAGCCAGGCAAGCGCGATCTGCGCCATCGACGCACCCTTGTCGTCGGCGATCTCCTCGACGCGGGCGTTAATCTCCTTGCCGCCGCCCGAGAGGTAGAGCTCGGCCCGTTCCTTGTACAGGGGTTCCGTCCGCGCGCGCTTCGTAGCGTTCATCCGGGAGAGCGGACGGGTGAGAAATCCCTTGGCGAAGGGACTCCACGGGACGACGCCGATGCCCTCGTTTCGACAGAGCGGGAGCATCTCGCGTTCCTCCTCGCGGTAGGCCAGGTTGTAGTGGTTCTGCATCGTCGCGAACCGTTCGAGACCCAGCACATCGCTCGCATGCAGCGCGTCGGCGAACTGGTGGGCCCACATCGAACTGGCGCCGACGTACCGGACCCGCCCTCGCCGGACGCAGTCGTTGAGGGTCCGGAGCGTCTCCTCGATCGGCGTGTCGTAGTCCCACCGATGGATCTGGTAGAGGTCAACCGACTCAAGCCCCAACCGGTCGAGGCTGTTCGCCAGTTCCTGCTCGATCGCCTTGCGCGAGAGCCCCGAGGAGTTCTGGTTCCCGGGTTTCATCTCCCCGTTGACCTTGGTGGCGACGACGACGCGCTCGCGGTCGTACTCATCGAGAGCCATTCCGAGGATGGACTCGCTCTCGCCGGTCGAGTACACGTTCGCCGTGTCGAAGAACGTGATACCGAGGTCTATCGCCCGTTCGAGGATCTCGACACTCCCTGATGTGTCGACGCCCCACTCTCGTCCGCTTCCGAAGTTCGAACACCCGAGGCAGAGGCGACTCACTGTCATGCCGGTATTTCCAAGCGTCGTGTATTCCATGCGTTTGACCGCTCGCACCTGGGATATATCAATATGCAAGTAGACGGTCGGGTGATCAGTGACCTAAATGAGGGATGGGCGATCAGAAGCTGCTCCGGCGGAAGTTCGAGGGGCGTGTCGGTCGGCTCCAGACAGACCAAGTCCGAAAGCGGGCCGGTGAGCCGGGAGATGGCGGGTTATCCGACGCCGCCGGCGCGGAATCCGCGGAGGAGGTACTTCTGGAGGAAGTATACGAACAAGAACGACGGGATGACCGCCAGCGCGCTCGCGGCCATCAACTGCCCCCAGAGGACACGGTTCTGAACGATGAAGCTGAACATCCCGATGCTCAGAACCCAGTTCTCGTTGGAGGTCAGAAGAACCTGCGGGATCGTGAACGAGTTCCAGGCGACGGCGTACGAGAAGACCGCGATCGCTATCATCCCCGGCTTGGCCATCGGTAGCGCAATCTCGTAGAACGCCTGGAATCGAGACGCGCCGGCCATCTGCGCGGACTCCTCTAGAGAGATTGGTACCGTTTGGAAGAACTTCCACATCATCCAGATGGAGAAGGGGAGCGCAGTCGCCGTCTGCGCTAGGATCAGCCCGCCCAGGCTATTGACCCACCCCAGCTGGCGCCAGAAGATGAACATGGGAATCGCGAGTAGGATCGCCGGGAACATGTACCCGAACAGGATGACTCGGGCGAACAGCTGCTTTCGCGGGATATTGATCCGGGTGAGCCCGTACCCGGCGAGCGTCGCCGTGAACGTCGTGAGCAGCACGACGCCGCCCGCGAAGATTAGGGTATTGACGTACCAACGGACGTAGCCGGTTTCGAATAGGATATTCTCCATGTGCTCGAAGCTGATTGGGTTCGGCAGGAGCGGGGAGGGGAGCGCGAACACCTGGGCGTTCGTCCGGAACGCGGTGCTGAACATCCAAGCTAGTGGGGCCAGGATGATGAACATGGTGAGCGCGGTGAAGAAGGTATACAGGCCCTCGACGATGCGCTTTCGCATCGGGTAAGAGAGCCGCCCCCAGCCCGGAATGTTGTCCCCGTCGAGTCGGACGTGTAGCTGTTTCGACTTCCGGTTGCTCATTCGACGCGCACCTCCTTCGAGGGTTCGAAGGCGTAGAAGTAGATCATCGCAGCGACGATGAGCATGACAAACAGCAGCGTCGATATCGCGGCCGCCTTCCCAAGTTTCAGGCTCGTGAAGGCCGTCTCGTACGCCCAGATGGGAACGGTTGTCGTCTTGTTGAGTGGCCCGCCCTGGGTTAGGATGTAGATGATGTCGAACTTGTTAAACATCCAGACGCTCCGGAGCAACAGCACGATGAAGATGACTCCCTTCAGGTTGGGGAGCGTAATGTCGCGGAACTTCTCATAGGGAGTCGCACCCATCACTTCAGCTGCCTCGTAGAAACCGTCCGGGATGCTCTGTAGTCGAGCGAGCACCATGATCGTCACGAATATCGACAGCTTCCAACTGTCGGTAACGATCACTGCGAGCATCGCATAGTCGGGGCTTCCGTAGAACGGGATGAACTTGTCGACGAGACCGAGGCTGACGAGAACTTGGTTAATTATC
The Halorarum halophilum genome window above contains:
- a CDS encoding carbohydrate ABC transporter permease, with translation MSNRKSKQLHVRLDGDNIPGWGRLSYPMRKRIVEGLYTFFTALTMFIILAPLAWMFSTAFRTNAQVFALPSPLLPNPISFEHMENILFETGYVRWYVNTLIFAGGVVLLTTFTATLAGYGLTRINIPRKQLFARVILFGYMFPAILLAIPMFIFWRQLGWVNSLGGLILAQTATALPFSIWMMWKFFQTVPISLEESAQMAGASRFQAFYEIALPMAKPGMIAIAVFSYAVAWNSFTIPQVLLTSNENWVLSIGMFSFIVQNRVLWGQLMAASALAVIPSFLFVYFLQKYLLRGFRAGGVG
- a CDS encoding aldo/keto reductase, which translates into the protein MEYTTLGNTGMTVSRLCLGCSNFGSGREWGVDTSGSVEILERAIDLGITFFDTANVYSTGESESILGMALDEYDRERVVVATKVNGEMKPGNQNSSGLSRKAIEQELANSLDRLGLESVDLYQIHRWDYDTPIEETLRTLNDCVRRGRVRYVGASSMWAHQFADALHASDVLGLERFATMQNHYNLAYREEEREMLPLCRNEGIGVVPWSPFAKGFLTRPLSRMNATKRARTEPLYKERAELYLSGGGKEINARVEEIADDKGASMAQIALAWLLHKDWVDAPIVGATDISHVEEAVEAVEVSLAASEIDYLEEPYRPLEITGHE
- a CDS encoding carbohydrate ABC transporter permease — protein: MATDNPISGDDEFPFGQDRKQTAIRRYRDWLFEILSKERNLALLTILPALILFTLINVLPILWAVSGSFFAISAFSPDWTFIGIANYVDILTDPEFYVVLWRSVVFAGGSVALQLSYGIALAFLLNRTFRFEKVVRAVAMLPYLIPTAVLGFISLWMANSQFGIINQVLVSLGLVDKFIPFYGSPDYAMLAVIVTDSWKLSIFVTIMVLARLQSIPDGFYEAAEVMGATPYEKFRDITLPNLKGVIFIVLLLRSVWMFNKFDIIYILTQGGPLNKTTTVPIWAYETAFTSLKLGKAAAISTLLFVMLIVAAMIYFYAFEPSKEVRVE